The following proteins come from a genomic window of Rhodohalobacter sp. 614A:
- a CDS encoding response regulator transcription factor, whose amino-acid sequence MSKQTILVVDDEQDLLDLIEYNLRQEGFNVLKAENGKDGIQMAKENMPDLVLLDIMMPQMDGIEVCDRMREDSTLTHIPIIFLTARSDEKTEIEGLNKGADDFITKPISTSKLISRIKAVLRRFEETEEKVQKLKVHDLEIDKDRYIVTRGEEEFQLPRKEFELLYYLASKKGKVRDRQTLLNKVWGDNIYVVDRTVDVHVRKIREKLGDHYIETVKGVGYRFKE is encoded by the coding sequence TTGTCCAAACAAACCATTCTTGTAGTCGACGACGAACAGGACCTGCTGGATCTAATTGAATACAATCTTCGTCAAGAAGGTTTTAACGTATTAAAGGCCGAAAACGGGAAAGACGGTATTCAAATGGCCAAAGAGAATATGCCGGATCTTGTGTTACTGGATATCATGATGCCGCAAATGGACGGTATTGAAGTGTGCGACCGCATGCGCGAAGATTCAACGTTAACTCATATCCCCATCATTTTTCTGACCGCCCGAAGCGACGAAAAAACCGAGATTGAAGGATTGAATAAAGGAGCGGATGATTTCATTACGAAACCGATCAGCACCTCCAAATTGATTTCGCGGATTAAAGCCGTTCTTCGAAGGTTTGAAGAAACGGAAGAGAAAGTTCAGAAATTAAAGGTACACGATCTGGAAATTGACAAGGATCGTTATATCGTAACGCGCGGCGAAGAGGAATTTCAGCTTCCCCGAAAAGAATTTGAGCTACTCTATTATTTAGCCAGCAAAAAAGGAAAAGTTCGGGATCGCCAAACTCTTCTCAATAAAGTGTGGGGCGATAACATTTATGTTGTGGACCGAACGGTTGATGTTCACGTGAGAAAAATCAGAGAAAAACTCGGAGATCATTATATTGAGACCGTAAAGGGTGTCGGTTACAGGTTTAAAGAATGA
- a CDS encoding sensor histidine kinase, with the protein MSRSDLKKRKISSISLRTAFPSALMITLVGFCFQYLFLSISLSQSIGFVLALFISSFGIVYLVSARLHNKRVRTLYGIVKNISRKKFKEYNNNPDQKNDELDYLIERSIQASDTVSKELARLNKIENYRKEFIGDISHELKTPIFAIQGFIETLLNGAIHDKNVNEVFLKKTMRNVNRLIYLTNDLMEISRLETGELKSNIKEMYLRDVVLDVVESLQYKAQKENIEIRVKDFDKNIQVRADRNQVKQVLINLIENGMKYNKPGGYVEIGVTDFKKLKDKLLLYVRDTGIGIEKKDLKRVTERFFRVDKSRSREKGGTGLGLAIVKHIVEAHGEKLFIESSPEEGSTFSITLTKTNPVLV; encoded by the coding sequence ATGAGTCGTTCTGATTTAAAAAAAAGAAAAATATCGTCCATATCACTCAGAACGGCTTTTCCGTCTGCGCTGATGATTACTCTGGTCGGTTTTTGTTTCCAGTACCTCTTCCTTTCAATTAGCCTATCGCAATCCATCGGGTTTGTTCTGGCTCTTTTTATTTCATCTTTTGGGATTGTTTACTTGGTATCGGCACGGCTTCACAATAAACGGGTGCGGACGTTGTATGGAATTGTTAAAAATATATCCCGGAAAAAATTCAAAGAATACAACAACAATCCCGACCAGAAGAATGATGAGCTTGATTATTTAATTGAACGCTCCATTCAGGCGAGTGATACGGTTAGCAAAGAGCTGGCCCGGCTCAATAAAATTGAAAATTACCGCAAGGAATTTATCGGTGATATTTCTCACGAGCTGAAGACGCCCATTTTTGCCATCCAGGGATTTATTGAAACCCTTTTAAACGGAGCCATTCACGATAAAAATGTGAACGAAGTATTCCTCAAAAAAACAATGCGGAACGTGAACCGGCTCATCTATCTAACCAATGATTTGATGGAAATTTCGCGCCTGGAGACCGGCGAGCTGAAATCGAATATCAAAGAGATGTATTTGCGTGATGTGGTTTTGGATGTGGTGGAGAGTCTTCAGTACAAAGCTCAAAAAGAGAATATTGAAATCCGGGTGAAGGATTTTGACAAAAATATCCAGGTTCGGGCAGATCGCAATCAGGTAAAACAAGTACTGATCAACCTGATTGAAAACGGAATGAAGTACAATAAGCCCGGCGGTTATGTTGAAATTGGAGTGACGGATTTCAAAAAATTGAAGGACAAACTTCTTCTTTATGTTCGGGATACGGGAATCGGGATTGAGAAGAAGGATTTAAAGCGGGTTACCGAACGGTTCTTCAGAGTGGATAAATCGCGCTCAAGAGAAAAAGGAGGGACCGGACTCGGCCTGGCCATCGTGAAACATATTGTAGAAGCACATGGCGAAAAATTGTTTATTGAAAGCTCGCCCGAAGAAGGTTCCACATTCAGTATTACACTCACAAAGACCAATCCCGTTTTGGTTTGA
- a CDS encoding mannose-1-phosphate guanylyltransferase: MVYAVIMAGGVGTRFWPKSRKSNPKQFLNLFGETTMIQQTVERLNGFIEPENVVVVTNRDYVSLVKEQLPAVDPSFIIGEPIARNTAPCIASAAALLHKQDPDSVMIVLPADHRIGNPKAFKQVLKTAVKTARNEQSLVTLGIKPHRPETGYGYIQRSLEPVIDDSELPVFKVQKFTEKPDAETAERFLESGDYLWNSGIFIWKTSVILEAFKQQIPAIYKEAKALESSEFSDEDVHEFYQACPSISIDYGIMENADKVNVVPGDFDWNDVGSWKAVHELSDKDDNGNASVNTDALFVNSDGNYASTKGKKLVAFAGVKNIALVETDDAILVVNLDEAQDVKEVVEELKENEETNKYL; encoded by the coding sequence ATGGTCTATGCAGTGATTATGGCTGGCGGAGTGGGGACGCGCTTTTGGCCGAAGAGCCGTAAATCTAATCCCAAACAATTTTTAAACCTGTTTGGCGAAACTACCATGATTCAGCAAACGGTAGAAAGATTGAATGGATTCATCGAGCCGGAAAATGTGGTGGTGGTTACCAACCGGGATTATGTTTCGCTTGTGAAAGAACAGTTGCCTGCTGTTGATCCTTCTTTCATTATTGGTGAACCGATTGCGCGAAATACGGCGCCATGTATTGCCTCGGCGGCAGCACTTTTACACAAACAAGATCCTGATTCTGTGATGATTGTCCTGCCGGCCGATCACAGGATTGGAAATCCCAAAGCATTCAAGCAGGTACTAAAAACGGCAGTTAAAACCGCAAGGAATGAGCAGAGCCTGGTAACGCTGGGTATCAAACCACACCGGCCGGAAACCGGTTATGGATACATTCAGAGATCTTTGGAGCCGGTGATTGACGATTCTGAACTTCCGGTTTTTAAAGTTCAGAAATTCACCGAGAAACCAGATGCAGAAACGGCAGAACGGTTTTTGGAATCGGGTGATTACCTGTGGAACAGCGGTATTTTTATCTGGAAGACGAGTGTAATTCTTGAAGCTTTTAAGCAGCAAATTCCAGCAATTTATAAAGAAGCCAAAGCTCTTGAATCTTCTGAATTTTCTGATGAAGATGTTCATGAATTTTATCAAGCCTGTCCGTCTATTTCCATTGATTACGGAATTATGGAGAATGCGGATAAAGTTAATGTAGTGCCGGGTGATTTTGATTGGAATGATGTGGGAAGCTGGAAGGCCGTTCACGAGCTCTCTGATAAAGACGATAACGGAAATGCCTCGGTTAACACAGACGCTCTGTTTGTGAATTCCGACGGAAACTATGCATCCACCAAGGGAAAAAAACTGGTAGCTTTTGCTGGGGTAAAAAACATCGCCCTTGTTGAAACGGATGACGCCATTTTAGTTGTAAACCTGGATGAAGCGCAGGATGTAAAAGAGGTTGTTGAAGAACTAAAGGAAAACGAAGAGACGAATAAATACCTTTAA
- a CDS encoding MBL fold metallo-hydrolase: MKCTFLGTGTSMGVPVAGGFGREMIGNDPRNQRTRCSAWLQTDQTSVVIDIGPEFRIQSIRSNIRHIDLVLITHEHMDHIAGLDDLRSYNYAQKTSIPLLSSERAIQSIKTRFDYMFGDGKYPGSTSLDMEVIESNQTFRDLEITPLPYQHGSIEILGFRVNDFSYMTDVKEIPDSTMEKVKGSKVLVLSGLRWEPKHPTHLTIPEAVDIANEIGAQRTYLIHMNSYVDHEKTNQKLPKHIRLAYDQLEIEI, from the coding sequence ATGAAATGCACCTTTCTTGGAACCGGCACTTCCATGGGCGTACCTGTTGCCGGTGGTTTTGGCCGCGAGATGATTGGCAACGACCCGAGGAATCAACGTACCCGCTGTTCGGCCTGGCTTCAAACAGATCAAACCTCTGTTGTGATTGATATAGGGCCTGAATTTCGTATTCAAAGCATTCGGTCAAACATTCGGCATATTGACCTGGTCTTAATTACCCACGAACATATGGACCATATTGCCGGTCTGGATGATCTTCGGTCTTATAATTATGCCCAGAAGACTTCCATCCCTCTCCTGAGTTCTGAACGGGCCATCCAATCTATCAAAACCCGTTTCGATTATATGTTCGGAGATGGAAAGTACCCCGGATCCACCTCGCTCGATATGGAAGTGATTGAATCAAATCAAACATTCCGGGATCTCGAAATCACTCCCCTTCCATACCAACACGGCAGTATTGAAATTCTGGGATTTCGGGTGAATGACTTTTCGTACATGACGGACGTAAAGGAAATTCCCGACTCCACAATGGAAAAAGTGAAGGGCAGCAAAGTTCTTGTACTTAGCGGACTACGATGGGAACCGAAGCATCCAACTCATCTTACCATCCCCGAAGCTGTGGACATAGCGAACGAAATCGGCGCGCAAAGAACATATCTCATTCACATGAATTCTTATGTTGATCATGAGAAGACAAATCAGAAATTGCCAAAACACATCCGTTTGGCATACGATCAGCTTGAGATTGAAATCTGA
- a CDS encoding glutathione peroxidase, with product MKTIILLLTSISFLMITNERADSVYQYELNSLDGENISLSDFEGDLLLIVNTASECGFTPQYEGLQELYQTYSGQGFKVLGFPANNFGGQEPGTDKEIAQFCQANYGVSFPMFSKVSVKGDDQHPLFSYLTDAENPDFTGDISWNFEKFLIDRNGNVVRRFKSNVEPMSEELIAAVEGNL from the coding sequence ATGAAAACAATAATACTGTTACTTACTTCAATTTCTTTCCTGATGATAACGAACGAACGCGCAGATAGTGTCTATCAATATGAACTTAATTCATTAGACGGTGAAAACATTTCATTGTCTGATTTTGAAGGCGATTTACTTTTGATTGTAAACACAGCATCCGAGTGTGGGTTTACACCGCAATACGAAGGGTTGCAAGAGCTTTATCAAACATATTCCGGCCAGGGGTTCAAGGTTCTTGGATTTCCTGCAAATAATTTTGGCGGACAAGAACCGGGAACGGATAAGGAAATCGCTCAGTTTTGTCAGGCGAATTATGGAGTTTCATTCCCGATGTTTTCAAAGGTTTCTGTAAAAGGTGATGATCAACATCCGCTTTTTAGCTATCTGACAGACGCAGAAAACCCGGATTTTACAGGAGATATCTCATGGAATTTTGAAAAATTTCTCATTGATCGGAACGGAAATGTCGTGAGAAGATTTAAAAGTAATGTTGAACCCATGAGCGAAGAACTGATTGCTGCCGTAGAAGGGAATTTATAG
- a CDS encoding helix-turn-helix transcriptional regulator, protein MSNSTDSIEIIRPLDLAKKLSVSKQTLWRMEKRGDLPPKIRLSSRTVGYRLKDVEKMLDERAGTSESQ, encoded by the coding sequence ATGAGTAATTCAACAGACAGTATCGAAATCATCCGGCCGTTAGATTTGGCCAAGAAACTCTCCGTATCTAAACAGACCCTTTGGAGAATGGAGAAGAGAGGCGACCTCCCTCCTAAAATTCGACTCTCTTCCAGGACTGTCGGCTATCGTTTGAAAGACGTAGAAAAGATGCTGGATGAACGCGCCGGAACTTCTGAAAGCCAGTAA
- a CDS encoding tyrosine-type recombinase/integrase — MSNSKLSLTDSFVRHHPAPEKKRIEVYDTVVNGLALRVTPTGHKSFVYRYRYNDKVKRFTIGTYPNMSLSIARDEARGISNQLHKGIDPLQEKKERMKPGKMFSELLEAFKQYHLPTLREKTADEYERIIDNEIKPVFGNKEIKEIDRHLIIKFLDNIAYKRGSKTMANRVRSLLSRIYTIGMEKAVTESNPVSHTTKYEGGENKRERYYEEEEIRRLWGAFEEVQEPAKSVLKLLLLTGQRSKETRHMKWENIKNGVWTIPKELAKGKREHQVPLSNLAVDVLKNLKPITGAKEYVFASPVNDNAPLEGIKRPVDDVREIAEVKDFRPHDLRRTVATYLAGLKVDRTTLGKLLNHKGIAGDNQVTAIYDRYDYLEEKRTALNRWASKLQMILDEEEEEQGKIIQIGA, encoded by the coding sequence ATGTCTAATAGCAAACTTTCGCTAACAGACTCCTTTGTCCGTCACCATCCGGCGCCGGAAAAAAAGAGAATTGAAGTTTACGACACTGTTGTTAACGGCCTTGCCCTTCGAGTTACTCCCACCGGTCATAAATCCTTTGTGTACCGATACCGGTATAACGATAAGGTGAAACGCTTCACCATTGGCACCTATCCGAATATGAGCCTCTCTATTGCCAGAGATGAAGCCAGAGGCATATCAAACCAACTCCATAAAGGGATTGACCCCCTCCAGGAGAAAAAAGAGCGTATGAAGCCAGGCAAAATGTTTTCCGAACTACTGGAGGCATTCAAACAGTACCATTTACCAACCCTTCGAGAGAAAACAGCCGATGAGTATGAACGCATCATAGACAATGAGATTAAACCGGTCTTTGGTAATAAGGAAATCAAAGAGATTGATCGACACCTTATCATAAAATTTCTGGATAACATTGCATATAAAAGAGGGAGTAAGACGATGGCAAACCGCGTTCGCTCTTTGCTGTCTCGAATCTACACCATTGGAATGGAGAAAGCAGTTACAGAGAGCAATCCTGTAAGCCATACAACAAAATACGAAGGGGGAGAAAACAAAAGGGAGAGGTACTATGAAGAGGAAGAGATCCGGCGCCTTTGGGGAGCTTTTGAAGAGGTACAAGAGCCAGCTAAATCGGTTTTAAAGCTGCTTCTGTTAACCGGTCAACGATCTAAGGAAACGCGCCACATGAAATGGGAGAACATTAAAAATGGAGTCTGGACTATTCCCAAAGAGTTGGCAAAGGGAAAGCGTGAACATCAAGTACCGTTATCAAATTTAGCCGTTGACGTGCTTAAAAATCTGAAGCCTATAACCGGCGCCAAAGAGTATGTTTTTGCCTCTCCTGTTAATGACAACGCACCACTGGAAGGAATAAAACGACCCGTTGACGATGTCCGGGAAATTGCAGAAGTGAAGGACTTCCGGCCTCACGACTTACGCCGGACTGTTGCCACCTACCTTGCCGGATTGAAGGTAGATCGTACCACATTAGGGAAACTCCTCAATCATAAAGGCATTGCTGGAGACAACCAGGTAACGGCTATCTATGATCGGTACGACTATCTGGAAGAGAAGCGAACCGCGTTAAACCGTTGGGCTTCTAAGTTGCAGATGATATTGGATGAAGAGGAAGAGGAACAGGGTAAGATCATTCAGATTGGGGCTTAA
- a CDS encoding GIY-YIG nuclease family protein yields the protein MHYLYIIYSEKRGSYYSGQTKDVKNRLSKHNRGHSLATKNGIPWVLRKVVEFETKSEAIKAENWLKRMKSKKVIERVIRGKIDMREVIAD from the coding sequence ATGCACTATTTATACATTATATATAGTGAGAAAAGGGGTAGCTACTATTCAGGTCAGACAAAGGATGTTAAAAATAGATTATCCAAACATAACAGAGGTCACTCCCTCGCTACAAAAAATGGCATACCTTGGGTTCTTAGAAAAGTTGTAGAATTTGAAACCAAATCTGAAGCAATTAAAGCTGAAAATTGGCTTAAAAGAATGAAAAGTAAAAAAGTTATTGAACGAGTTATTCGAGGTAAAATTGATATGCGAGAGGTCATTGCCGATTAG
- a CDS encoding C40 family peptidase, with amino-acid sequence MDKIIQVATKELGISEISGSQHNKRILQYSNEIGISWIDDDETPWCSVFMNWVAMKCGVKRSGSAAARSWLTVGLPVENPEPGDIVVYWRGDPNSHQGHVGIFFGYSSDKSRVYTLGGNQNNSVSISAYPAERVLSFRRLQPDNKFELKDKDLKKGDTGTDVVNLQNALKLLQFNAGTSDGIFGPKTEGALKQFQATNFELEISGIFDAPTREHMLELLNA; translated from the coding sequence ATGGATAAAATCATACAAGTAGCCACCAAAGAGTTAGGTATATCTGAAATAAGCGGAAGCCAGCATAATAAAAGAATACTTCAGTATTCAAATGAAATCGGAATTTCATGGATTGACGATGACGAAACCCCTTGGTGTAGCGTATTCATGAATTGGGTAGCGATGAAATGCGGCGTTAAACGGTCAGGCTCAGCAGCTGCGCGTTCGTGGCTGACGGTAGGTTTACCGGTAGAAAATCCCGAGCCGGGTGATATCGTTGTATACTGGCGCGGCGATCCGAACTCTCATCAAGGCCATGTTGGTATTTTCTTTGGATATTCCAGCGATAAATCGAGAGTCTATACCTTAGGCGGAAATCAAAATAATTCAGTCTCCATCTCTGCCTACCCTGCTGAAAGAGTCCTCTCCTTTAGGCGGCTCCAGCCAGATAATAAGTTTGAGTTAAAAGATAAGGATTTAAAGAAAGGCGATACCGGAACGGATGTCGTAAATCTTCAAAACGCACTTAAATTGCTTCAATTTAACGCAGGAACATCCGATGGTATTTTTGGCCCCAAAACCGAAGGAGCCCTCAAACAATTCCAGGCAACCAACTTTGAACTGGAAATTTCAGGAATCTTTGATGCGCCAACCCGAGAGCATATGCTTGAATTGCTGAATGCATAG
- a CDS encoding Ig-like domain-containing protein, protein MALFLPASIHAQNDSPLLFEKTGLETTNWNAKQPSDLNASSIHLNQSVLSALRENEVQEISIPGPDDQLYNVAIQKIIHSPNGGWSAVGHTNNNQLNSFIFSYSPSTGQALSTVNILNDHTYLEIRYDSFQSQHILVEKDPHQSDELACNHDDQLVVTNENPHSNKNNSQPQVSHDHETSIIDVMIVYTPNAENWAATNSSGIQNIINQAMAVAQVSADNSNLDLEFRLVHTHRTQYTETGDSELDLRRLTASALFNPWGEETAGHMDEIHQLRDQYGADLVALFSETEDTGGIAWVITAQSGLPQYAFSITRVQQANGRTHGHEMGHNFGNAHSRNQNQNAANNTNRRGIFPYSTGWRWTGNDGISYASVMTYLDGSSQVLVFSNPDINYEGVPTGSYSGEFSPADNARSMREIQHVVEQYRTTATEFDLPSVTTNPVTNISYSLAQLNGHSTDDGGSSIFENGFCWDTEPNPSFADECAVAGDGLGPFQIQITNLEQNRDYYVRAYATNSVGTSFGNQRSFSTPALTSPSALEPIQVDAVSFTARWTNVSAAERYFLDVSLNPDFTSILSGFENKDVGDVTSFTITNLTPGTDYYYRVRSGVETTQSNHSNIETASTIDISLQNSGVEVSRDRVLATGIQESLIIVRVENSNGEPFEGIEVQIEQDNGSSQISPDEATTDSEGQATFSITGNTEEVVQYNVFAAGLNLSEDIEIEFLFSDGELTLGNNYPNPYNHQTTIPIVIPQRSRVRLDIYNSMGSLVQTILDEEFNIGYYEIPFNASGLASGVYFYRMVTNQGVRVEKMLLAK, encoded by the coding sequence TTGGCATTATTCCTGCCGGCCTCAATACACGCACAAAATGATTCCCCTCTTTTGTTTGAGAAGACTGGTCTTGAAACTACAAACTGGAATGCAAAACAACCGTCTGATTTAAACGCCTCGTCAATCCACCTCAATCAATCCGTTCTCTCAGCATTAAGAGAAAATGAAGTTCAAGAGATTTCCATTCCGGGACCAGACGATCAACTCTACAACGTTGCAATTCAAAAGATTATTCACTCACCAAACGGAGGATGGTCTGCTGTCGGCCACACAAACAATAACCAACTTAACTCATTCATCTTTTCTTACTCCCCCTCAACCGGCCAGGCTTTATCTACGGTTAATATTCTGAATGATCATACTTATTTAGAGATCAGGTACGACTCATTCCAAAGTCAACATATACTTGTTGAAAAAGATCCGCATCAATCTGATGAGCTTGCTTGCAATCATGATGATCAACTCGTTGTAACAAATGAAAATCCCCACTCAAACAAAAACAACTCTCAGCCACAGGTTTCTCATGATCATGAAACATCAATTATTGACGTCATGATTGTTTACACTCCAAACGCAGAAAATTGGGCGGCAACAAATTCAAGTGGCATTCAAAACATTATCAATCAGGCTATGGCTGTCGCGCAGGTTTCTGCTGATAATTCAAACCTGGATCTCGAATTTCGCCTGGTCCATACTCATCGCACACAATACACCGAGACAGGAGATTCTGAATTGGATTTGCGGCGATTAACCGCCTCCGCTTTATTTAATCCCTGGGGAGAAGAAACCGCAGGTCATATGGATGAGATTCATCAGCTAAGAGATCAGTATGGAGCCGATCTTGTTGCTCTATTCTCTGAAACGGAAGATACAGGCGGCATTGCATGGGTGATTACCGCCCAGAGTGGCTTACCACAATATGCATTTTCAATTACACGCGTACAACAGGCGAACGGAAGAACACACGGCCATGAAATGGGGCATAACTTCGGCAATGCTCATAGTCGAAACCAAAATCAAAATGCCGCTAACAATACGAACCGGCGGGGAATCTTTCCCTACTCAACAGGCTGGAGATGGACGGGAAATGATGGAATTTCATACGCATCTGTTATGACATATCTCGATGGATCCAGCCAAGTTCTTGTATTTTCAAATCCGGACATCAATTACGAAGGCGTTCCTACTGGTTCATACTCGGGGGAATTTTCTCCTGCCGACAATGCCCGAAGCATGAGAGAAATACAGCACGTGGTTGAACAGTACAGAACAACCGCAACGGAATTTGATCTGCCCTCCGTTACAACAAATCCGGTTACCAATATCTCTTATTCCCTTGCACAACTGAATGGTCATTCAACGGATGATGGCGGCAGCTCAATCTTCGAAAATGGATTCTGCTGGGATACGGAACCAAATCCCTCATTCGCTGACGAATGCGCAGTTGCCGGAGATGGCCTTGGCCCGTTTCAAATCCAAATAACAAATCTTGAACAAAACAGAGACTATTATGTCAGGGCCTATGCTACAAACTCAGTTGGAACTTCGTTTGGAAATCAGCGATCATTCAGCACTCCCGCTCTCACAAGCCCAAGTGCCTTGGAGCCGATACAAGTAGATGCCGTGTCATTCACTGCCCGTTGGACAAATGTTTCAGCTGCCGAGCGTTATTTTTTGGATGTTTCACTCAACCCGGATTTCACATCCATTCTCTCCGGATTTGAAAACAAAGATGTTGGCGATGTAACATCTTTTACAATAACCAATCTTACACCCGGTACGGACTACTACTATCGTGTTCGGTCCGGCGTGGAAACCACTCAGAGCAATCATTCAAATATTGAAACAGCATCCACAATTGATATTAGCTTACAAAATTCTGGCGTAGAGGTTTCCAGAGACAGAGTTTTAGCCACGGGCATCCAGGAAAGTTTAATAATCGTACGGGTTGAAAACAGCAATGGAGAACCCTTTGAAGGAATTGAGGTTCAAATTGAACAGGATAATGGTTCATCCCAAATTTCACCCGATGAAGCAACAACCGACAGCGAAGGCCAGGCAACGTTTTCAATTACCGGCAACACAGAAGAAGTTGTTCAGTACAACGTTTTTGCCGCTGGCCTGAACCTCTCAGAAGACATCGAAATTGAGTTTCTCTTTTCTGATGGCGAGTTAACGCTCGGCAATAATTATCCGAATCCGTACAACCATCAAACCACAATCCCTATTGTAATTCCACAACGATCCCGTGTGAGGCTGGATATCTATAATTCGATGGGCTCACTTGTTCAAACGATTCTCGATGAAGAGTTCAATATCGGATACTACGAAATTCCTTTTAATGCATCCGGTTTAGCTTCAGGCGTGTATTTTTACAGGATGGTCACAAACCAGGGGGTTCGGGTTGAAAAGATGCTGCTGGCCAAGTAA